Proteins from one Chanodichthys erythropterus isolate Z2021 chromosome 15, ASM2448905v1, whole genome shotgun sequence genomic window:
- the phactr4a gene encoding phosphatase and actin regulator 4A isoform X2, translating into MENRDDEVDHSMPESDGAHPGAGTPSAKGKGKFSNLGKIFKPWKWRKKRSSEKFKETSEVLERKISMRKPREELIERGLLKDIPENESNDVNHKGPPVKNGHTAPLPGERRSDAGVEVKAPSSRPQGEEQRNSLAPEPERRNRAPSDVSRNRQPLDVDAQTRRSRLESDLEKRAGSLPRERPGQEEGRYRRDERDEKTNRDRERRDRKDDREVKAERRDDRDRRDRKPDKEDWHGRGERDEREKERRNDREKREEKDWRESKDRKQPRDRKEDHERRDEPERGDNRERKELNERKEDRERREERDRREERERKDERDRKDVRRPEPMKQVSDGKLIRPHSEQDMRPILQKCSSDIGLKARPVSEAVQSSTLPRYSPAEEESRARTGSLGVRFVPEPKPVCTSTKESQPPPKQAILPPKWLMASSSSTELPPVPSSSPSSSSSSSSSTSSSSSAPPIAKPPPRTVSLNVDDSSRTNPIPPVTAGDREVPPTVPTHSTPPSIPAHSTQPTIPAHSTQPAIPAHSTPPAPTAPKQPPVPPPKPVHHNSNTALQASTLQRYYKAPPPQYWTSWRQQGEFGVYLSLPTYLSQRVTQLRPVDPSQVPVTVKRSPPVPPKRMTPVSKRHSDDSSANQPEPPPPGPTSIPAPASAPPPVQSDDSKNSNSDVLTPPPTHIPPSPPHSHPIPEVPQVDPPSPTTEPPSQPPLPLHIRIQRALNSPGPVHPNPEGSQRAHSLLFELPPDFLAEAPGGGRNSLPVTIEPLRLPEDDDFDIEEELQKLRPAPRPARQLELEPRSRRGLVGDPRVTVIPEDTGPGNSEDEEESDSDGPINYRDDDEEDDDEEDIPISGLASRVKRKDTLALKLERQQEKEQSQDQDDTTWTNKEQWEALRNKIGTTLTRRLSQRPTAQELEQRNILLAKNEADRRAERSEIKRRLTRKLSQRPTVAELQARKILRFHEYVECTHAQDYDRRADKPWTKLTPADKAAIRKELNEYKSSEMEVHEDSRIYTRFHRP; encoded by the exons ATGATGAAGTCGATCATAGTATGCCAGAGAGTGATGGAGCACATCCAGGAGCAGGAACCCCTTCAGCTAAGGGCAAGGGCAAGTTCTCCAACCTGGGCAAGATCTTCAAACCCTGGAAGTGGAGAAAGAAGAGAAGTAGTGAAAAGTTCAAGGAAACATCAGAAG TGCTGGAGAGGAAGATTTCGATGAGGAAACCCAGGGAGGAGCTGATAGAGCGAGGGTTACTGAAAGACATCCCAGAGAATG AGAGTAATGACGTGAATCATAAGGGCCCTCCAGTAAAGAATGGCCACACTGCTCCACTACCTGGAGAACGCAGGTCAGATGCAGGAGTGGAAGTTAAGGCACCATCTTCACGGCCACAGGGAGAAGAACAGAGGAATAGCCTCGCACCTGAACCGGAGCGCCGCAACAGAGCACCTTCCGATGTCAGTCGCAACCGTCAGCCACTGGATGTGGATGCTCAAACACGACGCAGCCGACTAGAGTCAGACTTGGAAAAACGCGCAGGATCGTTACCAAGAGAGAGACCAGGACAGGAGGAGGGACGATATCGGCGGGACGAACGAGACGAGAAAACGAACAGGGACAGAGAACGACGAGATAGAAAAGATGACAGGGAAGTAAAGGCTGAACGTAGAGATGATAGAGACAGACGAGATAGGAAGCCGGATAAAGAGGACTGGCATGGAAGAGGTGAGCGAGATGAACGCGAGAAAGAGAGGAGGAATGACAGAGAAAAGCGGGAAGAGAAAGACTGGAGAGAAAGCAAGGACAGGAAACAGCCACGAGACAGGAAAGAAGATCACGAAAGGCGGGATGAGCCAGAGAGGGGAGACAATCGAGAACGAAAGGAGCTGAATGAAAGGAAGGAAGATAGGGAAAGAAGAGAGGAACGGGATAGACGtgaggaaagagaaagaaaagatgAGAGAGATAGGAAAGATGTCAGGAGACCAGAACCTATGAAACAGGTGTCTGATGGGAAACTAATCCGGCCTCATTCAGAACAGGACATGCGGCCCATTCTTCAGAAGTGCTCGTCTGACATCGGACTGAAGGCCCGGCCAGTATCGGAGGCCGTCCAGAGCAGCACACTACCACGATACTCACCTGCAGAGGAAGAATCAAGGGCACGAACAG GATCACTGGGTGTGCGGTTTGTTCCTGAGCCCAAACCTGTGTGTACCTCCACTAAAGAGTCACAGCCACCCCCTAAACAGGCCATTCTCCCTCCCAAATGGCTGATGGCTTCTTCCTCCTCCACAGAGCTTCCTCCAGTCCCATCCTCATCCCCCTCCTCTTCGTCATCATCGTCATCTTCAACATCATCCTCATCCTCTGCTCCGCCCATTGCTAAGCCTCCTCCTCGGACTGTATCTTTAAATGTAGACGACTCCTCCCGCACTAATCCCATTCCCCCTGTAACAGCAGGAGACCGTGAAGTCCCGCCCACTGTTCCCACCCACTCCACCCCACCCAGCATTCCTGCCCACTCCACCCAACCCACCATTCCTGCCCACTCCACCCAGCCCGCTATTCCTGCCCACTCCACCCCTCCAGCCCCTACTGCCCCTAAACAGCCGCCAGTGCCCCCTCCCAAACCTGTCCATCACAACAGCAACACTGCACTGCAAG CGTCAACATTACAAAGATATTACAAAGCTCCACCTCCTCAGTACTGGACAAGTTGGAGACAGCAGGGAGAGTTTGGAGTCTATCTTTCCCTGCCCACCTACCTCAGCCAAAGGGTCACTCAGCTCCGCCCAG TGGATCCTTCTCAAGTCCCAGTTACAGTCAAGCGATCTCCTCCCGTTCCCCCAAAGAGGATGACTCCTGTGTCCAAACGCCACTCAGACGACTCCTCAGCCAATCAGCCTGAGCCTCCTCCCCCAGGCCCTACCTCCATCCCAGCCCCTGCGTCTGCTCCGCCACCTGTCCAATCGGATGACAGCAAAAACTCAAACTCTGATGTACTCACTCCTCCACCAACCCATATCCCGCCTTCCCCTCCTCACTCCCACCCAATTCCTGAAGTCCCCCAAGTGGACCCACCCAGCCCCACCACAGAACCACCCTCCCAGCCGCCCTTACCTCTGCACATTCGCATCCAGAGAGCCTTGAACAGTCCAGGCCCAGTCCATCCTAACCCGGAAGGATCCCAGCGAGCTCACTCACTTCTCTTTGAATTACCTCCAGACTTTCTCGCTGAGGCTCCAGGAGGGGGGCGAAACTCGCTTCCTGTCACTATCGAACCTCTGCGACT ACCTGAGGATGATGATTTTGACATTGAAGAAGAGCTGCAAAAGCTGCGTCCTGCCCCTCGGCCCGCACGACAGCTGGAACTGGAGCCACGTAGCCGACGCGGTCTGGTGGGAGACCCACGAGTCACTGTCATTCCTGAGGACACAGGACCTGGAAACAGTGAGGACGAGGAGGAGAGCGATTCTGACGGACCCATCAATTACAGAGATGATGATGAGGAAGATGACGATGAGGAGGATATTCCCATAA GTGGTCTTGCGAGTCGTGTGAAGCGAAAGGATACTCTAGCACTAAAGCTGGAGCGTCAGCAGGAGAAAGAGCAGTCTCAGGACCAGGACGACACCACCTGGACCAACAAAGAGCAGTGGGAAGCTCTCCGCAACAAGATCGGCACCACCCTCACAAG GAGGTTGAGTCAGAGACCCACCGCACAAGAACTTGAGCAGAGAAATATCCTACTAG CCAAGAATGAAGCGGACCGACGGGCAGAAAGGAGCGAAATCAAGCGCAGGCTGACCAGAAAG TTGTCACAGAGGCCCACGGTAGCTGAGCTCCAGGCCAGAAAAATCCTGCGCTTCCATGAGTATGTGGAGTGCACTCATGCTCAAGACTATGACCGACGTGCTGACAAACCCTGGACCAAACTTACACCTGCTGACAAG GCGGCCATAAGAAAAGAGTTGAATGAGTATAAGAGCTCAGAAATGGAAGTTCATGAGGACAGCAGGATATACACCAG GTTTCATCGGCCATAA
- the phactr4a gene encoding phosphatase and actin regulator 4A isoform X3, translated as MGQGASTQTLNPNHSYITDDEVDHSMPESDGAHPGAGTPSAKGKGKFSNLGKIFKPWKWRKKRSSEKFKETSEVLERKISMRKPREELIERGLLKDIPENESNDVNHKGPPVKNGHTAPLPGERRSDAGVEVKAPSSRPQGEEQRNSLAPEPERRNRAPSDVSRNRQPLDVDAQTRRSRLESDLEKRAGSLPRERPGQEEGRYRRDERDEKTNRDRERRDRKDDREVKAERRDDRDRRDRKPDKEDWHGRGERDEREKERRNDREKREEKDWRESKDRKQPRDRKEDHERRDEPERGDNRERKELNERKEDRERREERDRREERERKDERDRKDVRRPEPMKQVSDGKLIRPHSEQDMRPILQKCSSDIGLKARPVSEAVQSSTLPRYSPAEEESRARTGSLGVRFVPEPKPVCTSTKESQPPPKQAILPPKWLMASSSSTELPPVPSSSPSSSSSSSSSTSSSSSAPPIAKPPPRTVSLNVDDSSRTNPIPPVTAGDREVPPTVPTHSTPPSIPAHSTQPTIPAHSTQPAIPAHSTPPAPTAPKQPPVPPPKPVHHNSNTALQVDPSQVPVTVKRSPPVPPKRMTPVSKRHSDDSSANQPEPPPPGPTSIPAPASAPPPVQSDDSKNSNSDVLTPPPTHIPPSPPHSHPIPEVPQVDPPSPTTEPPSQPPLPLHIRIQRALNSPGPVHPNPEGSQRAHSLLFELPPDFLAEAPGGGRNSLPVTIEPLRLPEDDDFDIEEELQKLRPAPRPARQLELEPRSRRGLVGDPRVTVIPEDTGPGNSEDEEESDSDGPINYRDDDEEDDDEEDIPISGLASRVKRKDTLALKLERQQEKEQSQDQDDTTWTNKEQWEALRNKIGTTLTRRLSQRPTAQELEQRNILLAKNEADRRAERSEIKRRLTRKLSQRPTVAELQARKILRFHEYVECTHAQDYDRRADKPWTKLTPADKAAIRKELNEYKSSEMEVHEDSRIYTRFHRP; from the exons ATGGGACAAGGAGCAAGTACTCAGACTTTAAACCCAAATCATTCCTACATAACAG ATGATGAAGTCGATCATAGTATGCCAGAGAGTGATGGAGCACATCCAGGAGCAGGAACCCCTTCAGCTAAGGGCAAGGGCAAGTTCTCCAACCTGGGCAAGATCTTCAAACCCTGGAAGTGGAGAAAGAAGAGAAGTAGTGAAAAGTTCAAGGAAACATCAGAAG TGCTGGAGAGGAAGATTTCGATGAGGAAACCCAGGGAGGAGCTGATAGAGCGAGGGTTACTGAAAGACATCCCAGAGAATG AGAGTAATGACGTGAATCATAAGGGCCCTCCAGTAAAGAATGGCCACACTGCTCCACTACCTGGAGAACGCAGGTCAGATGCAGGAGTGGAAGTTAAGGCACCATCTTCACGGCCACAGGGAGAAGAACAGAGGAATAGCCTCGCACCTGAACCGGAGCGCCGCAACAGAGCACCTTCCGATGTCAGTCGCAACCGTCAGCCACTGGATGTGGATGCTCAAACACGACGCAGCCGACTAGAGTCAGACTTGGAAAAACGCGCAGGATCGTTACCAAGAGAGAGACCAGGACAGGAGGAGGGACGATATCGGCGGGACGAACGAGACGAGAAAACGAACAGGGACAGAGAACGACGAGATAGAAAAGATGACAGGGAAGTAAAGGCTGAACGTAGAGATGATAGAGACAGACGAGATAGGAAGCCGGATAAAGAGGACTGGCATGGAAGAGGTGAGCGAGATGAACGCGAGAAAGAGAGGAGGAATGACAGAGAAAAGCGGGAAGAGAAAGACTGGAGAGAAAGCAAGGACAGGAAACAGCCACGAGACAGGAAAGAAGATCACGAAAGGCGGGATGAGCCAGAGAGGGGAGACAATCGAGAACGAAAGGAGCTGAATGAAAGGAAGGAAGATAGGGAAAGAAGAGAGGAACGGGATAGACGtgaggaaagagaaagaaaagatgAGAGAGATAGGAAAGATGTCAGGAGACCAGAACCTATGAAACAGGTGTCTGATGGGAAACTAATCCGGCCTCATTCAGAACAGGACATGCGGCCCATTCTTCAGAAGTGCTCGTCTGACATCGGACTGAAGGCCCGGCCAGTATCGGAGGCCGTCCAGAGCAGCACACTACCACGATACTCACCTGCAGAGGAAGAATCAAGGGCACGAACAG GATCACTGGGTGTGCGGTTTGTTCCTGAGCCCAAACCTGTGTGTACCTCCACTAAAGAGTCACAGCCACCCCCTAAACAGGCCATTCTCCCTCCCAAATGGCTGATGGCTTCTTCCTCCTCCACAGAGCTTCCTCCAGTCCCATCCTCATCCCCCTCCTCTTCGTCATCATCGTCATCTTCAACATCATCCTCATCCTCTGCTCCGCCCATTGCTAAGCCTCCTCCTCGGACTGTATCTTTAAATGTAGACGACTCCTCCCGCACTAATCCCATTCCCCCTGTAACAGCAGGAGACCGTGAAGTCCCGCCCACTGTTCCCACCCACTCCACCCCACCCAGCATTCCTGCCCACTCCACCCAACCCACCATTCCTGCCCACTCCACCCAGCCCGCTATTCCTGCCCACTCCACCCCTCCAGCCCCTACTGCCCCTAAACAGCCGCCAGTGCCCCCTCCCAAACCTGTCCATCACAACAGCAACACTGCACTGCAAG TGGATCCTTCTCAAGTCCCAGTTACAGTCAAGCGATCTCCTCCCGTTCCCCCAAAGAGGATGACTCCTGTGTCCAAACGCCACTCAGACGACTCCTCAGCCAATCAGCCTGAGCCTCCTCCCCCAGGCCCTACCTCCATCCCAGCCCCTGCGTCTGCTCCGCCACCTGTCCAATCGGATGACAGCAAAAACTCAAACTCTGATGTACTCACTCCTCCACCAACCCATATCCCGCCTTCCCCTCCTCACTCCCACCCAATTCCTGAAGTCCCCCAAGTGGACCCACCCAGCCCCACCACAGAACCACCCTCCCAGCCGCCCTTACCTCTGCACATTCGCATCCAGAGAGCCTTGAACAGTCCAGGCCCAGTCCATCCTAACCCGGAAGGATCCCAGCGAGCTCACTCACTTCTCTTTGAATTACCTCCAGACTTTCTCGCTGAGGCTCCAGGAGGGGGGCGAAACTCGCTTCCTGTCACTATCGAACCTCTGCGACT ACCTGAGGATGATGATTTTGACATTGAAGAAGAGCTGCAAAAGCTGCGTCCTGCCCCTCGGCCCGCACGACAGCTGGAACTGGAGCCACGTAGCCGACGCGGTCTGGTGGGAGACCCACGAGTCACTGTCATTCCTGAGGACACAGGACCTGGAAACAGTGAGGACGAGGAGGAGAGCGATTCTGACGGACCCATCAATTACAGAGATGATGATGAGGAAGATGACGATGAGGAGGATATTCCCATAA GTGGTCTTGCGAGTCGTGTGAAGCGAAAGGATACTCTAGCACTAAAGCTGGAGCGTCAGCAGGAGAAAGAGCAGTCTCAGGACCAGGACGACACCACCTGGACCAACAAAGAGCAGTGGGAAGCTCTCCGCAACAAGATCGGCACCACCCTCACAAG GAGGTTGAGTCAGAGACCCACCGCACAAGAACTTGAGCAGAGAAATATCCTACTAG CCAAGAATGAAGCGGACCGACGGGCAGAAAGGAGCGAAATCAAGCGCAGGCTGACCAGAAAG TTGTCACAGAGGCCCACGGTAGCTGAGCTCCAGGCCAGAAAAATCCTGCGCTTCCATGAGTATGTGGAGTGCACTCATGCTCAAGACTATGACCGACGTGCTGACAAACCCTGGACCAAACTTACACCTGCTGACAAG GCGGCCATAAGAAAAGAGTTGAATGAGTATAAGAGCTCAGAAATGGAAGTTCATGAGGACAGCAGGATATACACCAG GTTTCATCGGCCATAA
- the phactr4a gene encoding phosphatase and actin regulator 4A isoform X1 encodes MGQGASTQTLNPNHSYITDDEVDHSMPESDGAHPGAGTPSAKGKGKFSNLGKIFKPWKWRKKRSSEKFKETSEVLERKISMRKPREELIERGLLKDIPENESNDVNHKGPPVKNGHTAPLPGERRSDAGVEVKAPSSRPQGEEQRNSLAPEPERRNRAPSDVSRNRQPLDVDAQTRRSRLESDLEKRAGSLPRERPGQEEGRYRRDERDEKTNRDRERRDRKDDREVKAERRDDRDRRDRKPDKEDWHGRGERDEREKERRNDREKREEKDWRESKDRKQPRDRKEDHERRDEPERGDNRERKELNERKEDRERREERDRREERERKDERDRKDVRRPEPMKQVSDGKLIRPHSEQDMRPILQKCSSDIGLKARPVSEAVQSSTLPRYSPAEEESRARTGSLGVRFVPEPKPVCTSTKESQPPPKQAILPPKWLMASSSSTELPPVPSSSPSSSSSSSSSTSSSSSAPPIAKPPPRTVSLNVDDSSRTNPIPPVTAGDREVPPTVPTHSTPPSIPAHSTQPTIPAHSTQPAIPAHSTPPAPTAPKQPPVPPPKPVHHNSNTALQASTLQRYYKAPPPQYWTSWRQQGEFGVYLSLPTYLSQRVTQLRPVDPSQVPVTVKRSPPVPPKRMTPVSKRHSDDSSANQPEPPPPGPTSIPAPASAPPPVQSDDSKNSNSDVLTPPPTHIPPSPPHSHPIPEVPQVDPPSPTTEPPSQPPLPLHIRIQRALNSPGPVHPNPEGSQRAHSLLFELPPDFLAEAPGGGRNSLPVTIEPLRLPEDDDFDIEEELQKLRPAPRPARQLELEPRSRRGLVGDPRVTVIPEDTGPGNSEDEEESDSDGPINYRDDDEEDDDEEDIPISGLASRVKRKDTLALKLERQQEKEQSQDQDDTTWTNKEQWEALRNKIGTTLTRRLSQRPTAQELEQRNILLAKNEADRRAERSEIKRRLTRKLSQRPTVAELQARKILRFHEYVECTHAQDYDRRADKPWTKLTPADKAAIRKELNEYKSSEMEVHEDSRIYTRFHRP; translated from the exons ATGGGACAAGGAGCAAGTACTCAGACTTTAAACCCAAATCATTCCTACATAACAG ATGATGAAGTCGATCATAGTATGCCAGAGAGTGATGGAGCACATCCAGGAGCAGGAACCCCTTCAGCTAAGGGCAAGGGCAAGTTCTCCAACCTGGGCAAGATCTTCAAACCCTGGAAGTGGAGAAAGAAGAGAAGTAGTGAAAAGTTCAAGGAAACATCAGAAG TGCTGGAGAGGAAGATTTCGATGAGGAAACCCAGGGAGGAGCTGATAGAGCGAGGGTTACTGAAAGACATCCCAGAGAATG AGAGTAATGACGTGAATCATAAGGGCCCTCCAGTAAAGAATGGCCACACTGCTCCACTACCTGGAGAACGCAGGTCAGATGCAGGAGTGGAAGTTAAGGCACCATCTTCACGGCCACAGGGAGAAGAACAGAGGAATAGCCTCGCACCTGAACCGGAGCGCCGCAACAGAGCACCTTCCGATGTCAGTCGCAACCGTCAGCCACTGGATGTGGATGCTCAAACACGACGCAGCCGACTAGAGTCAGACTTGGAAAAACGCGCAGGATCGTTACCAAGAGAGAGACCAGGACAGGAGGAGGGACGATATCGGCGGGACGAACGAGACGAGAAAACGAACAGGGACAGAGAACGACGAGATAGAAAAGATGACAGGGAAGTAAAGGCTGAACGTAGAGATGATAGAGACAGACGAGATAGGAAGCCGGATAAAGAGGACTGGCATGGAAGAGGTGAGCGAGATGAACGCGAGAAAGAGAGGAGGAATGACAGAGAAAAGCGGGAAGAGAAAGACTGGAGAGAAAGCAAGGACAGGAAACAGCCACGAGACAGGAAAGAAGATCACGAAAGGCGGGATGAGCCAGAGAGGGGAGACAATCGAGAACGAAAGGAGCTGAATGAAAGGAAGGAAGATAGGGAAAGAAGAGAGGAACGGGATAGACGtgaggaaagagaaagaaaagatgAGAGAGATAGGAAAGATGTCAGGAGACCAGAACCTATGAAACAGGTGTCTGATGGGAAACTAATCCGGCCTCATTCAGAACAGGACATGCGGCCCATTCTTCAGAAGTGCTCGTCTGACATCGGACTGAAGGCCCGGCCAGTATCGGAGGCCGTCCAGAGCAGCACACTACCACGATACTCACCTGCAGAGGAAGAATCAAGGGCACGAACAG GATCACTGGGTGTGCGGTTTGTTCCTGAGCCCAAACCTGTGTGTACCTCCACTAAAGAGTCACAGCCACCCCCTAAACAGGCCATTCTCCCTCCCAAATGGCTGATGGCTTCTTCCTCCTCCACAGAGCTTCCTCCAGTCCCATCCTCATCCCCCTCCTCTTCGTCATCATCGTCATCTTCAACATCATCCTCATCCTCTGCTCCGCCCATTGCTAAGCCTCCTCCTCGGACTGTATCTTTAAATGTAGACGACTCCTCCCGCACTAATCCCATTCCCCCTGTAACAGCAGGAGACCGTGAAGTCCCGCCCACTGTTCCCACCCACTCCACCCCACCCAGCATTCCTGCCCACTCCACCCAACCCACCATTCCTGCCCACTCCACCCAGCCCGCTATTCCTGCCCACTCCACCCCTCCAGCCCCTACTGCCCCTAAACAGCCGCCAGTGCCCCCTCCCAAACCTGTCCATCACAACAGCAACACTGCACTGCAAG CGTCAACATTACAAAGATATTACAAAGCTCCACCTCCTCAGTACTGGACAAGTTGGAGACAGCAGGGAGAGTTTGGAGTCTATCTTTCCCTGCCCACCTACCTCAGCCAAAGGGTCACTCAGCTCCGCCCAG TGGATCCTTCTCAAGTCCCAGTTACAGTCAAGCGATCTCCTCCCGTTCCCCCAAAGAGGATGACTCCTGTGTCCAAACGCCACTCAGACGACTCCTCAGCCAATCAGCCTGAGCCTCCTCCCCCAGGCCCTACCTCCATCCCAGCCCCTGCGTCTGCTCCGCCACCTGTCCAATCGGATGACAGCAAAAACTCAAACTCTGATGTACTCACTCCTCCACCAACCCATATCCCGCCTTCCCCTCCTCACTCCCACCCAATTCCTGAAGTCCCCCAAGTGGACCCACCCAGCCCCACCACAGAACCACCCTCCCAGCCGCCCTTACCTCTGCACATTCGCATCCAGAGAGCCTTGAACAGTCCAGGCCCAGTCCATCCTAACCCGGAAGGATCCCAGCGAGCTCACTCACTTCTCTTTGAATTACCTCCAGACTTTCTCGCTGAGGCTCCAGGAGGGGGGCGAAACTCGCTTCCTGTCACTATCGAACCTCTGCGACT ACCTGAGGATGATGATTTTGACATTGAAGAAGAGCTGCAAAAGCTGCGTCCTGCCCCTCGGCCCGCACGACAGCTGGAACTGGAGCCACGTAGCCGACGCGGTCTGGTGGGAGACCCACGAGTCACTGTCATTCCTGAGGACACAGGACCTGGAAACAGTGAGGACGAGGAGGAGAGCGATTCTGACGGACCCATCAATTACAGAGATGATGATGAGGAAGATGACGATGAGGAGGATATTCCCATAA GTGGTCTTGCGAGTCGTGTGAAGCGAAAGGATACTCTAGCACTAAAGCTGGAGCGTCAGCAGGAGAAAGAGCAGTCTCAGGACCAGGACGACACCACCTGGACCAACAAAGAGCAGTGGGAAGCTCTCCGCAACAAGATCGGCACCACCCTCACAAG GAGGTTGAGTCAGAGACCCACCGCACAAGAACTTGAGCAGAGAAATATCCTACTAG CCAAGAATGAAGCGGACCGACGGGCAGAAAGGAGCGAAATCAAGCGCAGGCTGACCAGAAAG TTGTCACAGAGGCCCACGGTAGCTGAGCTCCAGGCCAGAAAAATCCTGCGCTTCCATGAGTATGTGGAGTGCACTCATGCTCAAGACTATGACCGACGTGCTGACAAACCCTGGACCAAACTTACACCTGCTGACAAG GCGGCCATAAGAAAAGAGTTGAATGAGTATAAGAGCTCAGAAATGGAAGTTCATGAGGACAGCAGGATATACACCAG GTTTCATCGGCCATAA